A segment of the Mycobacterium intracellulare ATCC 13950 genome:
CCGCCCGACTCGCCGGTGGCCATCGACGACGCGTGGCGCGGCGCGCTGCCGCCCGGGCGTGACGTGCGGATCGCCGAGCGGTGTGGCTACGACATCGCGCCGATCGACGTCGGCGACACCGACGGGGAGCTGACCGTGCTGAGCTACGTCTGGCCCGACCAGGCCGCGCGGCTGGCCCGGCTGCGCGGGGCCATCGAGGTGGCCCGCCGGGTCCCGGCCCGGCTCGAACGCCGGACGGCGGCCGGCGCGGTCGCCGGTCTGCGGGTGGCCGACGGCGCGCTCACCGTCCTCTGGCATTCCATCACCTGGCAATACCTGTCGGCCGACGAGCGCGACGCCGTGCGCGCCCACGTGGACGCGCTGGCCGCACGGGCCGGCGCGCGCTCACCGTTCGCCCACCTCACGATGGAGCCGGCGAGCGATGGGCCCGGCGCCCCGATCAGGTTCGAGGTGTGCGCCCGCAGCTGGCCGGACGGCGAATCGCGCGTGCTGGGCGAATGCCACCCGCACGGCCCGCCGGTGCACTGGCGGTAAAACGCATGCGGCCGAATTGCCGGACTAGGCCCGGCAATTCGGCCACATTGACGTTGCGTGTACTAGGTCCCCATGAAGGTCATCGGATCGTGCAGCACCCGGGTGCCGTCGTGCAATCCGTTGATGGCCTCCATGTGCTCGGGCTCCAAAGTGAAGTCGAACACGTCGAGGTTCTGGGCCACGCGCTCGGGCTTGGACGACCGCGAGACGACCACGTTGTCCAACTGCAGGTTCCACCGGACCAGCACCTGCGCCGGCGTGCGGCCGTACTCGGCGGCGATCGCCGTCACGGTCGGGTCCTCGAGCATCTTGCCGACGCCCAGCGGGCTGTAGGACTGCGTGGTCACGTCGTGCTGGGCGTGCGCCTGGCGCAGCTCGGCCTGGTTGAGGCGCGGGTGCAGCTCGACCTGGTTCACCGCGGGCACCTCGTCGGTCTCCTCGATGACGTTCGCCAGCAGTTCCTCGGTGAAGTTGCAGACGCCGATCGAGCGGACGTGCCCCTCGTCGCGGGCGACCTTCATGCCCTCGAAGCTCTCCACGTACTTGCCCAGCTTCGGCGCCGGCCAGTGGATCAGGTAGAGGTCGAGGTAATCCAGCCCAAGACGGTCCAGGCTCTCCTTGCACGACTCCTGGGCACTCTGGAAGCCCTGCCTCGAGGTGCCCAGCTTGGTGGCGACGAACAACTCCTCACGCGGGATGCCCGACGCGGCGATCGCCCGCCCGACGGCTTCTTCGTTTCCGTACGAGGCAGCGGTGTCGATGAGGCGGCAGCCAGCCTCCAGGGCCGCGAGTACCGAGCTTTCCGTCTCCTCATCGGACAATTTGGCTACGCCCAAGCCGAGTACGGGCATCTTCGCCTCGTCGTTGAGAGCGACGGTCGGAATCACGCTGGAAGCGCTGTATATCTCATCAATCACTGTCACTTTTCAATCACCTGCCTGCCAGGTTGGGGTGTGGGGTTTCTTCGACGTAAACGATTCAGGGACAACACACCAGGCGGCTTATGCCAACCCCTTCTGGTGCGTATGGGCCCCATACATCGTTCGCTTGGTGACAATAACCGAGCCGGGCGGA
Coding sequences within it:
- a CDS encoding DUF2332 domain-containing protein, encoding MSVEHLAHTLRAQGRFCASSGSAMYGELFELVAADVEAGGVFAAILSRHRHAPSRDAVPLRLLGGLHRLVLDGRAAHLRRWYPSTGGSWNAGPAWPQIRDAAAGHADALRAALDQPPQTNEVGRSAALIGGLLHLKQSGLPIRLFEIGSSAGLNLRADHYLYRFAGSQWGPPDSPVAIDDAWRGALPPGRDVRIAERCGYDIAPIDVGDTDGELTVLSYVWPDQAARLARLRGAIEVARRVPARLERRTAAGAVAGLRVADGALTVLWHSITWQYLSADERDAVRAHVDALAARAGARSPFAHLTMEPASDGPGAPIRFEVCARSWPDGESRVLGECHPHGPPVHWR
- a CDS encoding aldo/keto reductase, with amino-acid sequence MTVIDEIYSASSVIPTVALNDEAKMPVLGLGVAKLSDEETESSVLAALEAGCRLIDTAASYGNEEAVGRAIAASGIPREELFVATKLGTSRQGFQSAQESCKESLDRLGLDYLDLYLIHWPAPKLGKYVESFEGMKVARDEGHVRSIGVCNFTEELLANVIEETDEVPAVNQVELHPRLNQAELRQAHAQHDVTTQSYSPLGVGKMLEDPTVTAIAAEYGRTPAQVLVRWNLQLDNVVVSRSSKPERVAQNLDVFDFTLEPEHMEAINGLHDGTRVLHDPMTFMGT